GGCAgcggaaaaagaaaccatcttaacGAAATTATTATCGGCTGACGTTCAACTTCGAAGTGTCAAGCAAAAAGGGTCGGTTCAAGCAAAGAGGATTGAGGAGCTTGAAACACGACTTGCTGAGGCTAAAGTGGAAGTTGAGTCGTCGAAAGTTttggcggataagtccattgcTGTATATCGGGTtgatgctgaggctgctcagatggaggccCGAGAAGCGGCGAAGACCGCCGATACTCGAGttcattgggttgccgaactttcCAAGTGTAGGtatcggagggagaccctcgaggagatacacgctcgaggtttcgaccttaccgaagagggaaaaaaggcaaaagagctcgaagcggaagctgaagccttggcttctgatgatgatgacaatgatgGTAGTAAAAGCGGATCCGAGGATGGGGAAGACACGACCAGGAAGCTTAGTTTCTAATTCTTCGTGTATGTAAATTAGTCACATAGGcaatttttgtatatatgtgtatGACGAGGTcaacttgtttttgttttgtgaagGCTTTTAATCGAATGTTGACCTTGTTGTCTCTCTGATCGATCATACATGTAGCCCTTGGGTTTGCTCGTTGAGTCGATGAATCAAACTTTGAAGGAACATAATCCGTAGGTGATTTGTAAAAGTAGCTTATTAGTCGTTGAGTGAATGTTTTGAAATATTGTAGCCtgtgagtgagtgcttgctcgaactcggaataacaggAATAacagtagctcgtaggcttaatagtggagttatttgaactcgaagtagtgtaggtagcccgtaggcttaatggtcgattgagtgcttgctcgaactcgaaaataaaaatagcccgtaggcttagttgagtgaatgattcgaactcgaagtgtaagtagcccgtaggcttaatggtcgagtgagtgcttgctcgaactcgaaataaaaatagcccgtaggtttagtcgagtgaatgattcgaactcgaagtgtaAGTGGTCCATAtgattaatggtcgagtgagtgcttgctcgaactcgaaataaaaataactcgtaggcttagtcgagtgaatgattcgaactcgaagtgtaagtagcccgtaggcttaatggtcgagtgagtgcttgctcgaactcgaaataaaaatagctcgtaggcttagtcgagtgaatgattcgaactcgaagtgtaagtagcccgtaggattaatggtcgagtgagtgcttgctcgaactcgaaataaaaatggcctgtaggcttagtcttaatacaataaatctcaagtcattgcACATGTATTTATGTTtgggccaatctatatgagcatggtttattttgaccatttggctcttacaagtTTTCCTGTTAGAGCCCTATTGTTGTGAGATGACTTTCTTGTATCTGAATtcgatgtatttgagggcccTGATCCCTCCCCGGTATTCGAGGTCGAtggaaagaggcctcggatattaTTAAAAATGCAGCACAATCGATGGTTGGCTCATTAAAAACATTGCCGAAAACCCCATTTGGGAGAAAAccagtctaagggaaaaagagtgcaacgcgtgcttttaagcgaaagatcttcttcagctcttgttcggacttctgcatgGGTCAGTTAGATGAATAtggaaaggtcgtaccttagcagtagtaccgttttagatgtgatacattccaactgcttgatagctgtttgccgtttatgatgccgagcatgtatgatccttttccaacgttctcgagcacctggtatggtccttcccaatttggtcctaattttccttctttttgattccgagtattgatggtgacttttcttaacactaaaTCCCCGGGATTGAAATGGCGAAGtttagttcttcgattataatacctttcgattcgttgcttttgggcggccaatcggatgagggccacttctcgtccttcgtccgataattcaaggctggtgttcatagcctcattatttgattcttccgtcaTGAATCGAAATCTAGGACTAAGttcaccgacttcgactggtatcaatgcttcgcaaccatatactaaggagaatggggtcgcccccgtactgaattttgacgttgttcggtatgcccaaaggatttcgggcaggatttctctccatttttcctTAGCGTtgttcaatctcttcttcaggttttgaagaatagtcttgttcgttgattcggcctgacCGTTCCCACTGGGCGGTATGGTGtcgataatatccttcttattttgtggatcttcgaagaattttgtgattttgctgccaacgaattgcttcccattatcgCATACTATTTCGGctggtatcccgaatcggcatatgatatgatcccaaataaagtctataacttctttctcccttattttctcgaacgcctacgcttctacccatttagaaaaatagtcaatcataaataaaataaatttggctttacctggggttgATGGCAGAGGCCCGACGATGTCCATttcctatttcatgaatggccatggggataggaccgagtgaagttgctctccgggttgatggatcattggcgcaaacctttgacatttatcacatttacgaacaaattctttcgcatatttgcccatatcgatccaataatacccgcTCTGATTACTTTCCGAACTAATGTGTCGGCACCGAAGTGattgccacaagtgccctcgtgtactTACCGGAGGATGTAATTAGTATCTCCCGAATCCACGCATACCGCcatcggtccatcgaatgttcttcgatatAGTGTTCCGTCCGAAGACAATgtaaatcgagcagctttagtccgtagggccctggaatctttagggtctgaagggagctttccattttttaagtattcaatatacttgtttctccaatcccaggttaagctagtagaattAATTTCGGCGTGCccatcttcgattaccgatcttgaAAGTTGAACGATAATCCCCGAGCTTaaatcatctacctcgaccgacgatcccagaTTTGCAAGAGCATCGGCCTTATTATtctgttctcgtggaacatgtcgtagggtccattgtttgaaatagtGTAAAGTGATAAGAAGTGTGTCCAAATACTTTTGCATCCtaccttctcggacttcgaaggttttgtttacttgactcaccactagcaaagagtcacaatgcgcctcaatgacttctgctcccaagtttctagctagttcgagacctgtaatcatggcttcatactcggcctcgttgttagttaacctgatagttttaatggcttgcctaataatgttacccgtggggggttttaaaactatgcctaacccggacccctttatattcgaagcaccatccgtaaaaaggatccataccccggaCGATATACCTAATTTCAAAaggagttccttttcaacttcgggtatgagggttggcgtgaagtcggccacgaagtctgctaaaatttgggacttgatggccgtacggggttgatattcgatatcgtacccactgagttcgatggcccatttagctaatcggcctgatagttcgggcctaTGTAAAATATTACGGAGTGGGCAGGTGGTTAATACGCTTATGGGGTGTCACTGAAAGTATGACCTCAACTTTCTAGATGCGCTTACCagcgcaagtgccaatttttctaagtgcggaTACCTAGTTTCTGCTTCCCCTAAGGTCCAACTTACGTAATAAacggggaattgcgtaccttgctcttctcgaactaggacactacTTACAGCAACTTCcgataccgccaagtacaagtatagtttttagttggtttttggagtgtgaagtagtggtgggctcgatagatatcttTTCAATTCTtgtaatgcttgttggcattccggtgtctatgcgaagtcgttcttctttttgagtagggatAAAACTTTatggcttcgatctgatgatcttgaaatgaaccggcctaaggctgcaattcttcctgttAACCTTTGTACATATTTCACGTTGTCcatgatggtgatgtcttcgatggccttgattttgtcgaggttgatctcaattcctcgatttgacaccatgaagccgaggaacttgcccgaaccgaccccgaaagtacatttttcggggttgagcttcatgttgtatttcctcaaaatctcgaacgtttcctgcaaatgggccaaatggtcctctgcacgcaggaacttaactagcatatcatcaatatagacttccattgttttacctatttgttcttcgaacatcctgtttactaggcgttgataagtagctgctgcatttttttaacccgaagggcattacgttataacaatatgttccgtatcgggtcacaaatgaagtcttttcccggTCGTCCGGGtttatctgaatttgattatacccggaataggcgtcgagaaaggtgaggatctcgtggctggtcatggcatcgatcatgcgatcgatgttaggcaatgtaaaggaatctttggggcatgctttgttcaaatccttatagtctacacacattctaagtttgttcccctttttaggtactataactacattggctaaccattcggggtattttacctcccggatggaccctatcttaagaagtttggttaccttgtcctttatgaatgcgtgcttttcctcggactgggccttcttttttgcttcaccggtttgaacctaggatTCAAGCTTAGCTGGTGCGCCGTTATGTCTGGCGGGATCCCTATTATATCTAGATAGGACCAGGCAAAACAGtcaatgttattgataagaaattgaatgagtttcttcctgagttcggggctcaaacccgttcctaggtatacctttcgttcgggccagtgttcgattagtatgatttgctccagttcctcaattgttgatttggtggcatcgaaaTCATCGGGGGTTACTAAGGATCGAGGGTTCCATCGTTCATAATCATCTTCTTCAATGTTCTGCTTATCTGGCTGGGTTGAAGCCGATGTGTGTGATTGCTATTTGGAGCTCTGCTCTCCGATTGTGTCTTCTTCTGATCCTGATCCTTTTATCGGCGAAGACGAGGCTATTGATTTTGCTTCTTCGATGGGGAACATTTCCTTTTCGGCCGGCTGTTCTCCGTACACAATTCTGACACctcccgatgttgggaatttgaggacctggtgtagggtcgagggTACGGGCTCTCATGCTGTgaatccacggccttccgaaaagggcattatatctcatatcaccttcgatcacgtgaaactttgtttcctggatggtttcGGCCACGTTTATCGGTAGGGTAATCttgcctttggtggtttcacattccatattgaatccgtttaaaacTAGAGATGCGGGTACGACCTGATCgtgcaggccgagctgttctacgatcctcgatctgatgatattggccgagctacctggatcaattaacagacgcttaatcttagttttattcatgagtacggatattaccagtgcattgttATGGGGTTGTATGATTCCCTCTGTATCTTCGTCACGGAAGGACAAGGTCCCTATGGGTGTATAATCTTTAGTTCAAGATCGCTTGTCCCTCATAATCGATGTTTTAGCGCGTTTAAGCATCGGTCCCTGAGGGGCATCGACGCCGCCGccgatcatgtgaatgacatatTGCGGTTCTTCTggctcgttttgcttgccgaattCCTTGTTCCtgaaatggttcttcgccctatcactcagaaattcccgaaggtgtcctttgttaaataagcgggccacttcttctctcagttgctgcaatcttccgttctatggccatgggtgccatgatattcgcacatctgattgggatttctttgggcaggatcagtctgcatgggtcgaggccatctggtatctttgatgcatccgatggccgatacgatggcggatgtgtcaatgttgaagttatactccgataatcggggaacttctataggatcgacatatttatcaaagccgctattgctcataagtccccgagaattttgccccGATCAGTCCTTCGGTTGTTCCGAACCGTATCACGTGTTGAATCGTTGTTTATGCGATCTGTGCCATACGGTTGCTATCGGTCTCTGTTTGACCCTTGTTCTCTGTTGATTTCCCTCTGATATTTAGTGGTTGTGTGCTTCTAACGTACGGGCCCATACAGAGCTCCCAATTGATCATATTCGAccttgatttttgattggtaccggttgtgtacatctacccaagttattgctgggtactcgatcaaattttgttttagccgacgtgatgctgtcgaacttagccCGTTCAGTCCTTGGGTGACAGCTTGTACGgtccaatcgtctgtgaccggtggcaagtccatacgttccatttgaaatcaggATACGAATTTCCTCAGCATTTCGttacccctttgttttactttgaagaggtctaatattcttgttgcaacctttatggaaccaccatgtgcttttacgaacgaatctgccaacatggcaaaagaatcaatggaatgttgtggtaagttgtgataccagatcattgctccctttgcgagggtctctccgaactttttcaacaacacagattcgatctcatcatcctccaaatcgTTTCCCTTATTGTcacatgtgtaggaggtgacgtgttcgttagggTCAGTCGTactgttatatttgggaatttcgggcatacggaatttttttgGGATTAGTTTTGGGGccgcgctcgagggaaaaggttttttgtgaattttttcgaatcaagcccctttatcattggtggagccccaaGGATTTGATCGACCTTGGCATTGTATGTTTTCaccctcttgtcgttggcttcgactcattttgtgagttcctcgagcaatttagtaattccgggagtagtccccgattcttgctcgttagatTTTACTATGGCGggctctgttctgggggtgacttctcgaagtgggttggaatccggcctgctttgtgcACGAGTCTGGCTCTGTAGCTGAGCTAtagctacttgttgggcttgcagcatttcgaagatcatacgtaagctAGCCCCGATTTCCCCCGCGTTCTGGGTATCTCGGACTACAGATCGAGTACCGTCCTGAATGtttctttccggttcggaacgctggttcgcctccaaagctatttgtgaattgacatccaatggtattCCGACTCGAATTTCGGGTGCTTCGATTCGAGCTTCGGGTGCCAaattgttggtttcatcttgaaggccgacttcgaggtcgataggtagagtcattgctgatttgaagttataagctggagtgtactgtagatttatatcaaacaatcactgttacccttagctccacggtggacgccaaactgtttacccgaaaaatcggaaaACGTTGAATTTAGatgtggttctaaggatacgtaaaTTCTTTATGATACAAAAATGACAATACCAGTATTTTGCTGTAAAATGGGAATAATCAATAGGAAGGCTCAATGAGCAACATGAACTCTTAATGTATCTTGGGGAGGATCAGTCTATTACAATCTATATCCCTTTTTATAATAGAGGGTCACTACTTTATCTATAATAAAATAATGCATATAGTGAAGAAAtcatgatggtttgtctcttccttgattcctgccaagattctttCCCTCGGTGCGATTATAATGACTTTTGTCGGCGAGCTCGGTACTGGCTCGGGCTTGGTGTTAGGTCGAACCCCTGGTCTTGGTTCGAGTTCACTCTGCCTTGgggcatcgatattcggggcctgtGCTAGTCGGAGTTGCTTCGTAATTCGATTCGGAtacgggctcgataatgataccgagttTTTTCGTCGATCGGTCTTATAGCTCGAAACTCGGCGCCCTTACTTCGGAATTTGTCCGAGCTGGTTATGTGAATACCCTTTGATCGAGACGTCATCGTTAAAGTCAGTCTTTATGACCgagaatcggttttgaccgtacacaggGTTAACGGACGGGATTATTCAACCATACTTAAATCTTTCATCTTTTTAATTTGGAACTTTTGGGGACTAAGCGTGCTGCTTGCAGCTGTTTCCATTTTGTTTTTCCCTGCCCGGTATCCGTTATTCGATTTGGGCTGAGCCAGTAGTGAAACCAAGAATTTTACAAAGGATGTTCAaggtttaatatatatatttatgaaaaataattgtTGACTATACatagtataattttttatatattcaaTGTAATTTTCAAGTTAAACCCAATTTAAGAGAAGATGCAGGAAATCTGCATAGCGGGCTTTGTTTAGTGCTTGAAGAAACCAACATGGGAGTAATTAACACAAGCAAAAGTTAGGTAGTAAAAAGGGTTTATCTAAATTGACTATTTTAATTGTAATTCACCTCAAAATTTCAATGCAGAGATATTTTCTAAAGCATATTCCAAGCTTCAAGAACAAGTTTAATATCtcataatttatctatttaactTAGAAGAAAAGGGCCAATGAGTTGAAACAGTGTCGACAAAAATGAATGAGTTGATTTAAGTTCCGTAAAAACTAATAATGAAAAAAGattaaacaattcaaaaatatcATTTGAATGACGATGATGTAATAAGATCCTTTTCTACCCCAAAATCACAATTTTCCGCAACGAAATTTTATGGTCATCAATTATGCCATGTTAATGCTGAATGGTCATTTAAATGTCAACATTGCTTACGAAATTTTTTACATAAGCCACTGATGGAACACATTGACTGTGGACAGGTGACGCTGCTGAAGGCTCTCATAATTTTATTAGTAACATTTATTTGGTCACCTTGTTACTATGAATTTTGAAATCAGGAAACCCTTAAGCTAGTTTTACCCATTATAAGAGAAATGTCACATGAATTATCTTTTCCTACATTTTGGAAGCAAAAATTACGGAGATAAAACAATAGAATTCTGTTTTCTTTTCCAAAGTGGGAGATGGAAAAAAAAGAAGCAGCAGAATAAATTACACTGATGATTCAGCTAAGAGGATGAAAGATTTTTGGTAAGAGCTAAAGCATTACTAGTTAACTGAGCAACATTAACAATGTAATTCCTAATAGTGGCCTTAACTTTCTCATTCATGTTACCATTGCCGTCAAATCCATCCATACAAGTATCTTCATCTGTCAAAGCAGCACTTACCCAAGTCATTACATTCCccattttctcttcaaaatcagGACCATTCAAATTCTTCATTTCTAACAAAGATTTCTGAAGTTCGTCTACAGAATCCTCCATGTTTTCCACACAGTCCGTTAAGGCATGTGTTTCTGCTGGACCCAAGTCTTGCTCTTTGgacatttttgaaattttatttgttgTTGATTTAGCCCCTTTTAGGCTCACTGTAAGTGCTGCATTAGCCAATTCTTTAGGGTTTGTTTGGATGGAATTTGAGTATGGTGAGAGTGTTTCAATGCACAATTTGGTGTACAATGTTGTACCACAAGAGTTCGTAATGAACTCAGATGTATTGATTTCTGATTTCTTGGCGAGGTTTCTTGTTGCTGTTGCTGAGCATATCAAAGCGGATGTTATTAAAATGAAGTAGAAAAAGGAAATGCGAATAGATGCAAGGCTATGGCAATTAGGACAATGTAGCAATGAAAGAGCAGAGGAATCCATATCCAAATGATGGGGCAAAAAGGATTTGGGATGAATGGTGTGGAAAAGGTCCTTTGCACTTTATTATAAAGGATACACTGTTCCTACTTTATTTTAATACTTGTTGTGCATTTCCATGTTATGGGGCTCATTATACGATCACGGGTTTTGGTTTTGATATATTGATTGTTATataaaaaggaaaagcaaaaagtgGATAGCACGGATTACTTAAAGTGGACGATATTAAACGAATTAATATTCTCATCCCGAATATCTATTAATACAAAGAAAAAATTATCCTATACATCAAACATATacattgtatttattatttgtagtTGTACTTTCAGAAAATTACTTTCTgtaattatatttaaattttatatcaAATCTAAGAAACAAGAGATTAATCGTTTTGAATTGAAACAAGAGTGCAACAAGGTCTCGTACCTCAGTTGGTTAGATCATTTACTTAGTAAGTGGAGTTCTTGAGTTCAATTCTAAGCAATAACATTATATTTTTCTGTATTTCTGTTAGATCGCCTGCTTAGTAAGTAAAGGTTTTGAGTTCAATTCtaacattatattttttgtatttttgtatttcacCTTCGTTACGCGAACgaatacatatgtatatatagtcGATACAGGTATTCGTTGCTGATCCCAATCAGTCCAACTCACCCATTTGACACCCCTACATGATACAACAAGAGACTAAAAATTGAAATAGACTAAGGGaaattattactatctctaggaaaCACATCCACCGGTATGAATGGCCGAAGGATTGCAAGTCCAAAGCTTTCTGGCCGGAGGTCAATAAAGTATTGGCTTCTTTCAGTTTTCTTTAAGAGTTCAAGTTtggtaaaaaaatatttacataagaCAAATTATAAGTAAATCTCTTTTACCGACTAAAACTTAAACCCCAACATTGATAGGTAAACTAATAAAAATGACAACTCACCTACTATCACAAGTGAAGCTACATCAATCCCGGCTAGAAATTCGGCCAAAACTGACCGCGGCCGACCAACCGACTTTGATCGGTCAAAAAACGGATCAAAGTCGgttgattttttaaaatattttatttttaatttcttttacgaAATCGATCAACTTCGGTCGGTTTCTATTTTTGGCGCAAAAATACGGAAAATTAATTTTGCGTCGcgccaaaatttatttttcaagaactcgaccaactttggttgattttcattaaaaattttaaaattaatattcaacaaatcgaccgaaatcggtcagcTATTTCGGTcggtaattatttttttaaagtatttcggtcggttattttcacgcgaaaatacaattaaagagtataaaaaaataaaagagagtcttAAATTAAAATGCAACAATGGTCAAGTAGTAGAATAATATCCTGTCACTGTACAGACCCCGATTTAATTCTTAGATGGTGCAATTTTAAATTACATAATTAATCGATCGATTTTTTCGacagattttttct
This DNA window, taken from Nicotiana tabacum cultivar K326 chromosome 4, ASM71507v2, whole genome shotgun sequence, encodes the following:
- the LOC107826079 gene encoding 21 kDa protein-like; the protein is MDSSALSLLHCPNCHSLASIRISFFYFILITSALICSATATRNLAKKSEINTSEFITNSCGTTLYTKLCIETLSPYSNSIQTNPKELANAALTVSLKGAKSTTNKISKMSKEQDLGPAETHALTDCVENMEDSVDELQKSLLEMKNLNGPDFEEKMGNVMTWVSAALTDEDTCMDGFDGNGNMNEKVKATIRNYIVNVAQLTSNALALTKNLSSS